From a single Lentisphaera profundi genomic region:
- a CDS encoding c-type cytochrome codes for MKRTFLLLFLLMQFWSSCQQHEPSSKVDQEVLNNCMICHDNKEMQRGPILDGLQAEYMLQQVKKFRIGQRGTHKFDYQGALMASAIQSLEEDKIASAISEISQRKPRPYIRTVKGDVHRGEILYKETCHSCHGENAEGIKDLKTANLAILEDWYLLMQLRNFKSSRRGYHADDIQGQIMRTIVAPLNDKDFKSLVKYISQINLKK; via the coding sequence ATGAAACGCACTTTTTTATTATTGTTCTTACTTATGCAATTTTGGAGCTCTTGCCAACAGCATGAGCCTAGTTCTAAGGTAGATCAAGAAGTTTTGAATAACTGTATGATTTGTCATGATAACAAAGAAATGCAGCGCGGACCTATTTTAGATGGTCTACAAGCAGAGTACATGCTTCAACAAGTGAAGAAATTTCGCATAGGTCAGCGAGGCACTCATAAGTTTGATTATCAGGGAGCCTTAATGGCGAGCGCTATCCAATCACTTGAAGAGGATAAAATTGCATCGGCGATTAGTGAAATTTCACAACGAAAACCTCGCCCCTATATTCGTACCGTAAAAGGTGATGTACACCGAGGAGAGATTTTATATAAAGAGACTTGCCACAGTTGTCATGGAGAAAATGCTGAGGGGATAAAAGATTTAAAAACCGCTAATCTAGCCATTTTAGAAGATTGGTACTTACTGATGCAATTGAGGAATTTTAAATCGAGTCGTCGTGGCTATCATGCAGATGATATACAGGGACAGATCATGAGAACAATTGTAGCGCCATTGAATGATAAGGACTTTAAAAGTCTGGTTAAATATATTTCTCAGATAAATCTAAAAAAGTAA
- a CDS encoding twin-arginine translocation signal domain-containing protein, translating to MNNRRNFLKSALVASGTALLASCESNEEPPEDLYKDEDPFSYKSNSSFLTRPEKGFNYYKFNGQDYDGQERSESAMDKHRPVIKIAQNKKEFIISFGNPELKHPHKTAHYWTWVEITDRLNNVHTVAFPEPAKYDEFYGDEGTDFSAYIQIPEPITGWVRVRACCKPHGVFVNYANADA from the coding sequence ATGAACAACCGTAGAAACTTCCTCAAATCAGCTTTAGTCGCTTCGGGCACTGCTTTGCTCGCTTCCTGTGAATCTAATGAAGAACCCCCCGAAGATTTATATAAAGACGAAGATCCCTTCAGCTACAAAAGTAACTCAAGTTTTTTAACTCGACCTGAAAAAGGTTTCAATTATTACAAATTTAATGGTCAAGATTACGACGGACAAGAACGTAGTGAGAGTGCTATGGATAAGCATCGCCCCGTCATTAAAATTGCTCAAAACAAAAAAGAATTCATTATTAGCTTTGGCAATCCTGAGCTCAAACATCCGCATAAGACCGCGCATTACTGGACTTGGGTCGAAATCACTGACCGTCTCAATAATGTTCATACGGTCGCTTTCCCTGAGCCCGCAAAATACGATGAGTTTTATGGCGATGAAGGTACTGATTTCTCTGCTTATATCCAAATCCCAGAACCCATTACGGGCTGGGTCCGCGTCAGAGCCTGCTGTAAACCACATGGGGTTTTTGTTAACTACGCCAATGCCGATGCTTAA
- a CDS encoding lipoate--protein ligase family protein, whose product MDSFRPLLSENSDFLSEEPLGESVLVEGSRPIRVWQPKHPVVVLGRSQKAHKEVHLEATKNDAIPVFKRMGGGGCVLLDEGCACVAIRYKREKELNIDLYLRHSSKAIQAFLYETYGLATEIRENYDLSYQGKKFLGASLYMPRDWSVYSCVILLKNDSMKKILKYLTPPSKQPAYREDRKHEDFLSPLENHVNFKIEDFISDLETFLYEEKWYLGPKSSN is encoded by the coding sequence ATGGATAGCTTTCGCCCACTACTTTCTGAAAACTCAGACTTCTTGTCTGAGGAACCCTTGGGTGAAAGTGTGCTTGTAGAAGGCTCTAGACCGATCAGGGTCTGGCAACCTAAGCACCCTGTAGTCGTCCTTGGACGTTCTCAAAAAGCTCATAAAGAAGTTCACTTAGAAGCGACTAAAAATGATGCTATTCCCGTTTTTAAGCGCATGGGCGGCGGTGGCTGTGTCTTGCTCGACGAAGGCTGTGCTTGTGTGGCAATTCGTTATAAACGAGAAAAAGAGCTCAATATCGATCTCTATCTACGCCATAGTTCAAAAGCCATTCAGGCTTTTTTATACGAGACCTATGGCTTAGCGACTGAAATTCGCGAAAACTACGACCTTTCTTATCAGGGCAAAAAATTCCTCGGTGCCTCGCTTTATATGCCGCGAGATTGGAGTGTTTATTCCTGTGTTATTTTACTGAAAAATGATTCCATGAAAAAAATACTAAAGTATTTAACGCCACCATCGAAGCAGCCCGCTTATCGCGAAGATCGCAAACACGAAGACTTCTTGTCACCCCTCGAAAACCATGTTAATTTTAAGATCGAAGATTTTATTAGTGATTTAGAAACCTTTCTCTACGAAGAAAAATGGTACCTAGGGCCTAAATCCAGTAATTAA
- the asnB gene encoding asparagine synthase (glutamine-hydrolyzing), which translates to MCGIAGFLSKGGVSIEDKDALSDMVTQLDHRGPDAHGTWNDDHIALGHTRLSIIELSPAGAQPMHSACGRYVISFNGEIYNSEEIRSKIKHPYPYQGNSDTETILAAITYWGVEESLTHFNGMFVAAVWDRVKHELKLFRDHLGKKPLFYAFSHHHFLFASELKSLRKAPAFKAEVAHDALHMYMQYGYVPAPYSIFKNCYKLRPGHILSFSLKSFTVKNIKAWWDPHKIVCNKTSGLSFAENVEKTEGLLQDSIRLRLNADVPVGAFLSGGIDSSLICAMAAKTHPQALKTFSIGFEESQYNETAQAELTAKAIGADHTTFMVTPKDALDLIPRLPQICDEPFADSSIIPTTLISQLARKQVTVAIGGDGGDEIFCGYERYLWGEKILAMRQKYPDFINKGICAGINSLRPGHLNYLANLVYKTKGKKAPHLVADKAYKFAKALKRNDSRKVYRELHSLWDHPSDILRYGQDGIHLFSDQDEWPDFLDPIRQFMFSDLMMYLSDDILQKADRASMSASLELRSPLLDHRLVEHSWSIGMDSLIGPEKNMKKRILKSLLGRHLPDYNLDTPKQGFAIPIAEWLRGELKEWAQDLIHSANNLDFFYQQELQQTFKQHLNGSANHQHKLWAALMFIQWQQDLS; encoded by the coding sequence ATGTGTGGGATAGCAGGATTCCTCAGTAAAGGGGGCGTGAGCATTGAAGATAAGGATGCTCTGAGTGACATGGTCACTCAGCTAGATCACCGTGGCCCCGATGCCCATGGCACTTGGAATGATGACCACATTGCGCTGGGCCATACTCGTCTCTCTATTATTGAGCTCAGCCCTGCGGGCGCCCAACCCATGCATAGTGCCTGTGGTCGCTACGTCATTTCCTTCAATGGCGAAATATATAACTCAGAAGAAATTCGCTCAAAGATAAAACATCCCTATCCCTATCAAGGAAATTCTGATACTGAAACAATTTTAGCTGCCATCACTTACTGGGGTGTTGAAGAATCTCTAACTCACTTCAATGGAATGTTTGTCGCTGCCGTTTGGGACCGTGTGAAACACGAACTTAAGCTATTCCGAGATCACTTGGGCAAGAAACCTTTATTTTATGCTTTTTCTCACCACCATTTTCTTTTTGCCTCCGAACTCAAGAGCTTGCGTAAAGCACCCGCCTTTAAAGCAGAAGTCGCCCATGATGCGCTGCACATGTACATGCAATATGGCTACGTTCCTGCCCCCTATTCAATTTTTAAAAATTGTTACAAATTACGCCCTGGACACATCCTTTCTTTTTCTCTCAAGAGCTTCACCGTTAAGAATATTAAAGCTTGGTGGGATCCACACAAAATTGTCTGCAATAAGACTTCCGGTCTAAGCTTTGCGGAAAATGTAGAAAAGACAGAAGGCCTCTTGCAAGATAGCATCCGCCTACGACTCAATGCCGATGTTCCTGTAGGAGCCTTTTTATCCGGCGGAATTGATTCCTCACTCATTTGTGCGATGGCCGCAAAAACTCATCCACAAGCGCTCAAAACATTCTCTATTGGCTTTGAAGAAAGCCAGTACAATGAAACTGCCCAAGCTGAACTTACCGCAAAGGCGATTGGGGCCGACCATACGACCTTCATGGTGACACCAAAGGATGCACTTGATCTCATTCCCAGACTTCCACAAATCTGTGATGAACCCTTTGCTGACTCATCTATCATACCGACTACACTCATTTCGCAACTGGCTCGTAAGCAAGTTACTGTTGCCATTGGCGGAGATGGTGGCGATGAAATTTTCTGTGGTTATGAACGTTATTTATGGGGTGAAAAGATTCTCGCCATGCGTCAAAAATACCCTGATTTTATTAATAAAGGTATCTGTGCAGGTATTAATTCACTCAGACCTGGTCACTTAAATTATTTAGCCAACTTAGTCTATAAAACCAAAGGGAAGAAAGCTCCTCATCTCGTGGCGGACAAAGCCTACAAATTTGCCAAAGCACTTAAAAGGAATGATTCTCGTAAAGTGTATCGTGAATTGCATTCATTATGGGATCATCCCAGTGATATTCTCCGTTATGGTCAAGATGGTATTCACCTCTTTTCAGACCAAGATGAATGGCCTGATTTCTTAGATCCTATTCGTCAATTTATGTTTTCTGATTTAATGATGTACCTCAGTGATGACATTTTACAAAAAGCTGACCGTGCCTCCATGTCGGCCAGCCTAGAGCTACGTTCGCCACTACTTGATCATCGCTTAGTCGAACATTCATGGAGCATCGGTATGGATAGCCTTATTGGACCCGAAAAGAACATGAAGAAACGCATTTTAAAATCTCTTTTGGGACGACACTTACCAGATTACAACTTGGATACTCCTAAGCAAGGCTTTGCCATCCCGATTGCGGAATGGCTACGAGGTGAGCTAAAAGAATGGGCACAAGATCTCATTCATAGTGCTAATAACCTGGACTTTTTCTATCAACAGGAATTACAGCAAACTTTTAAACAACACCTAAATGGCAGTGCTAACCACCAGCATAAACTTTGGGCAGCGCTGATGTTCATCCAATGGCAGCAAGATTTATCTTAG
- a CDS encoding DEAD/DEAH box helicase encodes MNQEKAIALSFDSGTIIVDHLQGEPLELLKSLLSYDERVRTYRALAMNYAKIVMALHRAKIPFVDAAKAYEKQSFSMKSGMIPREHQNAAFEAWRKVNSRGMVVLPTGAGKSFLAYMGIQYCQRPSLIMVPTIDLMHQWNRGLSETFGIEVGMLGGGEKNIQPITVSTYDSALLMMEWLGDRFGLLVFDECHHLPGDRMRQAALMSLAPFRLGLTATPERSHTGLSEYGGLTGPLCFRMEIGELKGDILSPYETCRIELDLDEDEEFLYHEERQIYLDFLKLCGISFKNGDGWARFIMACARSDEGRRALKAFYAQKKIANCGRAKFRQLWQIFRDHSGERIIIFTADNDTAYAIGRRFLLPVLTHHTKSAERKKMLDRFRSGQHPILATSKVLNEGVDVPEASVGIVVSGSGSTREHVQRLGRILRKSEGKQAVLYELISRNTSEFNVSERRRQHSAYEGSR; translated from the coding sequence ATGAATCAGGAAAAAGCGATTGCCCTCAGTTTTGACTCAGGGACAATCATTGTCGATCATTTACAGGGTGAGCCCTTAGAGCTTTTAAAAAGTTTACTCAGCTATGATGAGCGTGTTCGTACTTACCGAGCACTGGCGATGAATTATGCAAAAATTGTGATGGCACTGCATCGGGCCAAAATTCCATTTGTGGATGCCGCAAAAGCTTATGAGAAACAAAGTTTCTCAATGAAAAGTGGCATGATCCCGAGAGAGCATCAGAACGCGGCATTTGAAGCGTGGAGAAAAGTCAATAGTCGTGGAATGGTAGTTTTGCCAACGGGAGCCGGAAAATCATTCCTCGCTTATATGGGGATACAGTACTGTCAGCGCCCAAGTCTAATTATGGTTCCTACCATTGATTTAATGCATCAATGGAACCGTGGTTTAAGCGAAACGTTTGGAATTGAAGTGGGTATGCTTGGAGGAGGAGAGAAAAATATACAGCCGATCACCGTCAGCACTTACGACTCGGCTTTATTAATGATGGAATGGCTAGGAGACCGCTTCGGGCTCTTAGTATTTGATGAATGTCATCATTTACCTGGAGATCGCATGCGCCAAGCCGCCTTGATGTCCTTAGCTCCTTTTCGTTTAGGTTTAACTGCAACACCTGAGCGCAGTCACACCGGTTTGAGTGAATACGGAGGCTTGACGGGTCCTTTATGTTTTCGGATGGAGATAGGTGAATTAAAGGGAGATATCCTCTCCCCTTACGAGACCTGCCGAATTGAACTCGACTTAGATGAAGATGAAGAATTTCTTTATCATGAAGAAAGACAAATTTATTTAGACTTCCTTAAGCTCTGTGGGATTAGCTTTAAGAATGGTGATGGTTGGGCACGTTTTATTATGGCCTGTGCCCGCAGTGATGAAGGTAGGAGAGCCTTAAAAGCTTTCTATGCGCAGAAGAAAATAGCCAACTGTGGTCGCGCTAAGTTTCGTCAACTTTGGCAGATATTTAGAGATCACAGCGGAGAGCGAATTATCATTTTTACAGCAGATAATGATACTGCCTATGCCATTGGACGCCGCTTTTTATTACCCGTTTTAACTCATCACACTAAATCTGCCGAGCGTAAAAAAATGCTTGATCGTTTCCGCTCGGGGCAGCATCCGATTTTAGCCACATCAAAAGTTTTGAATGAAGGTGTAGATGTACCAGAAGCAAGTGTGGGGATTGTGGTTTCAGGCAGTGGAAGTACGAGGGAACACGTTCAACGTTTGGGGCGTATTTTGCGGAAGTCGGAAGGAAAGCAAGCGGTATTGTACGAATTAATTAGTCGAAACACGAGTGAATTCAACGTCTCAGAAAGAAGGAGGCAGCATAGTGCTTACGAAGGATCTCGTTAA
- a CDS encoding alpha/beta hydrolase translates to MKKATKIRIGVYVGLYFLLGLVLFLCQRSFVYYPVKEVTHHYPREILKNEGEQISVLKMNEGQSEAVIYFGGNGESVVYAASDLEQLCVAKSLYLMEYRGYGTSTGSPSQKAIFSDALKLYDSLKVKYDKIHLIGRSLGTGVAIYLASQRDVDKLVLITPYDSIQSLAQKRIPIYPMSLILTEKYPSIDRVGDLKNQTLILLAEDDEIIPMSHSQKLITAFTNTLPQVEMIKNAGHNDLSDRQDYREELKSFLK, encoded by the coding sequence TTGAAAAAGGCCACGAAAATACGCATAGGGGTTTATGTAGGGCTCTATTTCTTGTTAGGGCTAGTGCTATTCTTATGCCAAAGAAGTTTCGTTTATTACCCCGTGAAAGAAGTCACACATCATTATCCACGAGAAATCCTGAAAAATGAGGGTGAGCAGATTTCAGTCCTTAAAATGAATGAAGGCCAAAGTGAAGCAGTCATTTATTTTGGTGGCAATGGGGAGAGCGTGGTCTATGCCGCGTCGGACTTAGAGCAACTCTGCGTAGCTAAGAGCCTCTATTTGATGGAATACCGTGGCTATGGGACAAGTACGGGCTCACCTTCACAAAAAGCCATCTTTAGCGATGCCCTGAAGCTCTATGATTCACTTAAAGTTAAGTATGATAAAATTCACCTCATTGGACGTAGCTTAGGTACGGGCGTGGCGATTTACTTGGCGAGCCAACGAGATGTGGATAAACTCGTTCTGATCACTCCTTACGATAGTATTCAAAGCCTAGCCCAAAAGCGCATACCCATTTATCCCATGTCGCTTATTCTCACAGAAAAGTATCCCTCCATTGATCGCGTGGGAGACTTAAAAAATCAAACGCTCATACTCTTAGCGGAAGATGATGAAATTATTCCCATGAGTCATTCACAAAAGCTTATTACGGCTTTCACGAATACTCTTCCACAAGTGGAAATGATAAAGAATGCGGGCCACAACGACCTATCCGATCGGCAAGATTATCGTGAAGAGCTAAAGAGTTTTTTAAAGTAG
- a CDS encoding lysophospholipid acyltransferase family protein, with amino-acid sequence MNKYLKILFFALVVKPLTLIMLGLNIRNRHQLPKGGPAIIAANHNSHLDTIVLMSLYPLSQIHKVRPVAAADYFLKNKFLKWFSLNIMGIIPLERKARKSKDELFFDCKKALENEDILILYPEGSRGEPGQMAELKKGIYYVSTLVPKTIVTPVIMHGLDKSLPKGEALFVPFNCDVIIGRNIEVVDDAQTFIDNLKDEFEDLSKFCLTH; translated from the coding sequence ATGAATAAATATCTCAAAATTCTTTTCTTTGCCCTTGTCGTCAAACCCCTGACTCTTATCATGCTTGGCTTGAATATTCGTAATAGACATCAACTACCAAAAGGTGGTCCTGCTATCATTGCAGCTAATCATAATAGCCATTTAGATACCATTGTTCTAATGAGTTTATACCCTCTCTCACAAATCCATAAAGTTAGACCTGTGGCAGCAGCGGACTACTTTTTGAAAAATAAATTTTTGAAATGGTTTTCACTAAATATAATGGGAATAATCCCACTAGAAAGAAAAGCGAGAAAAAGTAAAGATGAACTTTTTTTTGATTGTAAAAAAGCTCTAGAAAATGAAGATATTCTTATACTCTATCCCGAGGGTTCTAGAGGTGAACCTGGACAAATGGCTGAACTTAAAAAAGGGATTTATTACGTATCCACTCTTGTGCCCAAAACTATAGTCACTCCTGTTATAATGCATGGTTTGGATAAATCACTTCCAAAAGGAGAAGCCTTATTTGTCCCCTTTAATTGTGATGTTATCATCGGTCGAAATATAGAGGTTGTCGACGATGCTCAGACATTTATAGATAATCTAAAAGATGAATTTGAAGACTTATCTAAATTTTGTTTAACTCATTAA
- a CDS encoding DUF790 family protein: MLTKDLVKFARRKDRIYPHAIETDKEDLLSLANDLLGIYAHGEGKNRQELEEEASIIVNGYSKPLIARGLNRLCLDRCEFTQCLELNFTEGREEIFDLSAKFMREAEKYDFESFRDKIEQEIPKELQSLVHEDLYGDLPHSDLLLKFKVMRAEDLLHRYNLAQVQYHMLFAAEMSLTLKKVEAAELRKIFKYLKFFRLLARIENKTKGSLTIIIDGPISLFENTRKYGLQLANFIPAFVDCSHWQFEAKVNLPRFKNKVLRLNQKAGLKSHYKNFSAYVPEEIRLFHKAFAEKAKEWKIVGDTPFLEMGEEGKQEIIFPDLSFGKEEERIHMELFHRWHAGALRRRLEQLNYKPDCRLVIGIDRSLLRSASFKEEVEAHEYFAEHGFLFNDFPSVTRVNSLLKAF, translated from the coding sequence GTGCTTACGAAGGATCTCGTTAAATTTGCACGGCGCAAAGACCGCATTTATCCCCATGCAATCGAGACGGATAAAGAAGACTTATTAAGCCTGGCGAATGATTTACTCGGCATATATGCTCATGGAGAGGGGAAAAATCGGCAGGAGCTTGAAGAAGAGGCATCGATTATTGTTAATGGCTATAGTAAACCACTGATTGCACGAGGCCTGAACCGTTTATGCTTGGATCGTTGCGAGTTTACTCAATGCTTAGAATTAAACTTTACGGAAGGACGAGAAGAAATTTTTGACTTGAGTGCAAAGTTTATGCGCGAAGCGGAAAAATATGATTTCGAGTCTTTTCGCGATAAAATTGAGCAAGAAATTCCCAAAGAATTGCAATCACTCGTTCATGAAGATTTATACGGTGATCTTCCTCATAGTGATTTACTCTTGAAATTCAAAGTCATGCGAGCGGAGGATCTTCTTCATCGTTACAATTTGGCACAAGTTCAGTATCACATGTTATTTGCCGCTGAGATGAGCCTAACTTTGAAAAAAGTGGAAGCTGCAGAGCTGCGAAAAATATTTAAATACCTCAAGTTTTTCCGCTTGTTGGCGCGTATAGAGAATAAAACTAAAGGCTCCTTAACAATTATTATTGATGGACCCATAAGTCTATTTGAGAATACGCGAAAGTACGGTTTACAGCTCGCTAATTTTATCCCTGCATTTGTTGATTGTAGTCATTGGCAATTTGAGGCTAAAGTTAATTTACCTCGTTTTAAAAATAAAGTTTTACGCTTAAATCAAAAGGCAGGCCTTAAGAGCCATTATAAAAACTTTAGTGCTTATGTCCCAGAAGAAATTCGTTTGTTTCACAAGGCATTTGCGGAGAAGGCAAAAGAGTGGAAAATAGTGGGTGACACACCCTTTTTGGAAATGGGTGAAGAGGGCAAGCAAGAAATTATTTTCCCCGACTTAAGTTTTGGGAAAGAAGAAGAAAGAATCCACATGGAATTGTTTCATCGTTGGCATGCGGGGGCTTTGCGCAGGCGTTTAGAGCAGTTGAATTATAAGCCTGATTGTCGCTTAGTGATTGGAATTGATCGTAGTTTATTGCGATCGGCGTCATTTAAAGAAGAAGTGGAAGCTCATGAGTATTTTGCAGAGCACGGCTTTTTATTTAATGATTTCCCTTCAGTAACACGAGTCAATTCTTTGTTAAAAGCCTTTTAG
- a CDS encoding CsgG/HfaB family protein codes for MKLLSMICLLILMSSCQLNSKRLPVGVIDKKIPTIAVLEFADKSHFRYRWNVGEGIRDSLIDELVQSKRYKVLTRENIDAVIGELDIQQDKLFRPEGKVARGRLKNVQYLLKGSVTDFAHVAKTGASAFFSSWGFSSSTHVAVVTVTLYIIEVESGEIIASKQVEGKAHATSIDVGGQYKDMSFGSGSFYRTPLGKACKELMKEALLEINKTIADEKWHPRVIRTEGDTLILSGGEDRAIQVGNLYSAYFEGSPLIDPETGDILGHSDSQLIGRIQITKVNDKFSYAKIIKGSFRQGQILRQVIVVPNKNE; via the coding sequence ATGAAACTGTTATCGATGATTTGTCTACTAATTTTAATGAGTTCATGTCAACTGAACTCTAAGCGCTTACCTGTTGGTGTGATAGATAAAAAGATCCCCACTATTGCCGTTTTGGAATTTGCCGATAAAAGTCATTTTCGCTATCGCTGGAATGTGGGCGAGGGTATTCGTGACTCACTGATTGATGAGCTCGTGCAATCCAAGCGCTATAAAGTTTTAACCCGTGAAAATATTGATGCCGTTATTGGCGAACTCGATATTCAACAAGATAAGCTTTTTCGCCCCGAAGGAAAGGTAGCTCGCGGCCGTCTCAAAAACGTTCAGTACCTACTCAAAGGTTCCGTCACTGATTTTGCGCACGTCGCAAAAACAGGCGCTTCTGCCTTTTTTAGTAGCTGGGGCTTCTCAAGTAGTACTCATGTGGCTGTCGTCACTGTCACGCTCTACATAATTGAAGTCGAAAGTGGTGAAATTATTGCCTCAAAGCAAGTAGAAGGCAAGGCTCATGCGACCTCAATTGATGTAGGTGGCCAATATAAAGATATGAGCTTTGGAAGTGGCTCTTTTTATCGCACCCCACTAGGCAAAGCCTGTAAAGAACTCATGAAAGAAGCCCTACTTGAAATCAATAAGACTATTGCAGATGAAAAATGGCACCCTCGTGTGATCCGTACAGAGGGAGATACACTGATCCTTTCAGGTGGAGAAGATCGCGCTATACAAGTCGGCAACTTATACTCTGCATATTTTGAAGGCTCGCCTCTTATTGACCCAGAAACGGGGGATATCCTCGGACATTCCGATAGCCAACTCATCGGCAGAATTCAAATCACCAAGGTGAATGATAAATTTAGCTACGCAAAAATCATAAAGGGTAGCTTTCGTCAAGGACAAATCCTACGCCAAGTGATTGTAGTTCCAAATAAGAACGAGTAA
- a CDS encoding CDP-alcohol phosphatidyltransferase family protein — MSSTINRRPLKTRSNNLAVTFAKWISSKNITPNQISILSIVAAAIASYSLLQTQNNEFRSFWLIISVVFIQGRLLCNLLDGMVAVEGGKGTPAGELFNDIPDRIADSIILIALGYTVNFPMMGWCAALIAVMTAYVRVLAISTGAPTSFTGPMAKPHRMALVSFACLLSCFESSFTEVGNTLYISLLILIIGSIITVYRRTIMAYKFLEGKVK; from the coding sequence ATGTCTAGCACAATCAACAGACGTCCATTGAAAACTAGAAGTAATAACTTAGCTGTGACTTTTGCCAAGTGGATCAGTAGTAAAAATATTACCCCCAACCAAATATCAATCCTTAGTATTGTGGCTGCGGCTATCGCATCATATAGCCTTCTCCAGACACAAAATAATGAATTTAGGTCTTTTTGGTTAATTATCTCTGTTGTCTTTATTCAAGGCAGACTCTTATGTAACCTTTTAGATGGTATGGTTGCAGTTGAAGGTGGAAAAGGAACCCCCGCTGGAGAACTCTTTAATGATATCCCTGATAGAATTGCCGATTCCATCATTTTAATTGCATTGGGTTATACCGTGAATTTCCCAATGATGGGATGGTGTGCTGCTTTAATTGCCGTCATGACTGCCTATGTAAGAGTACTTGCGATATCCACTGGCGCACCTACAAGTTTTACGGGCCCCATGGCAAAACCTCATAGGATGGCTCTTGTTAGTTTTGCTTGTTTATTAAGCTGCTTCGAGAGTAGCTTTACTGAAGTGGGCAATACCCTTTATATTAGTCTTCTTATTCTTATAATAGGAAGTATAATCACCGTATATAGAAGAACTATAATGGCCTATAAATTCCTCGAGGGAAAGGTCAAATGA
- a CDS encoding phosphatidate cytidylyltransferase, with the protein MISQYPHSIKAMILIMALLIIASLSRILLKIKKPSNDLTELKLRTQSWWWMIALIFASLYIGKTTTIYFFAFLSFLALKEFLSITPVRQADRRVIFWLYLAIPIQYYFISINWYDMAIIFIPVYIFLFIPIRMVLIGKTEGFIRSAGLMNFAVMLTVFCISHLAYFIVLEPKNTQAGPAGLVLFLLFMTQFNDVSQYIWGKSFGKNKIVPKVSPNKTWEGFLGGVSTIVLVGYFLAPYLTPLSSRQGLIAGLIISLSGFFGDLVVSSVKRDLHIKDTGNLIPGHGGILDRMDSLIYTAPLFFHFIYYLYY; encoded by the coding sequence ATGATTAGTCAATATCCACATTCAATCAAGGCCATGATATTGATAATGGCATTACTCATCATAGCAAGTTTGTCTCGTATTCTTTTGAAAATCAAAAAACCATCCAATGATTTAACTGAACTTAAACTGAGAACACAAAGCTGGTGGTGGATGATTGCATTAATTTTCGCCTCGCTTTATATAGGTAAAACCACTACCATATATTTTTTTGCTTTCTTGTCGTTTCTTGCCTTAAAAGAATTTTTATCTATTACTCCTGTACGACAAGCTGATAGAAGAGTCATTTTCTGGCTATATCTCGCCATCCCCATTCAGTACTATTTTATTTCTATCAATTGGTATGATATGGCTATTATTTTCATACCTGTTTACATCTTTTTATTCATCCCCATACGCATGGTTTTGATCGGAAAGACTGAGGGCTTTATTCGTTCTGCTGGTTTAATGAATTTCGCCGTAATGTTAACTGTTTTTTGTATTAGTCACTTGGCTTATTTCATCGTCCTAGAACCCAAAAATACGCAAGCTGGCCCTGCTGGATTAGTACTTTTCTTACTTTTCATGACTCAGTTTAATGATGTAAGCCAGTACATTTGGGGTAAGAGCTTTGGAAAAAACAAAATTGTTCCCAAAGTTAGTCCTAATAAAACTTGGGAAGGTTTTTTAGGGGGTGTCTCTACCATAGTTCTAGTAGGCTATTTCTTGGCTCCATACTTAACTCCACTTAGTTCACGCCAAGGACTTATTGCGGGTCTAATTATCAGTCTCAGCGGTTTCTTTGGTGACTTAGTTGTATCCTCCGTGAAACGAGATCTCCATATTAAAGATACTGGGAATTTAATCCCTGGGCATGGTGGTATTTTAGATCGTATGGATAGTTTGATTTATACTGCACCCCTCTTTTTTCACTTTATTTACTACCTCTACTATTAA